Proteins co-encoded in one Neovison vison isolate M4711 chromosome 9, ASM_NN_V1, whole genome shotgun sequence genomic window:
- the SLC31A2 gene encoding probable low affinity copper uptake protein 2, giving the protein MHFIFSNEVVLLFDFWSVHSPAGMALSVVVVLLLAVLYESIKVGKAKLLYQAAVSLSIPTSQLTEETDQDSSGSDSPPVSRTRLRWFFCHFGQSLIHVVQVVIGYFMMLAVMSYNTWIFFGVILGSAVGYYLAYPLLSMV; this is encoded by the exons ATGCATTTCATCTTCTCCAATGAGGTGGTGCTTCTATTTGATTTCTGGAGTGTCCACAGTCCTGCAG GCATGGCCCTTTCGGTAGTGGTGGTCCTGCTCCTGGCTGTGTTGTATGAAAGCATCAAGGTTGGCAAAGCCAAGCTGCTCTACCAGGCCGCAGTGAGCCTGTCCATCCCCACCAGCCAGCTCACTGAGGAGACAGACCAGGATTCTTCTGGCTCAGACTCACCCCCGGTCAGCAGAACCCGCCTCAG GTGGTTTTTCTGTCACTTCGGCCAGTCTCTAATCCATGTTGTTCAGGTGGTCATAGGCTACTTCATGATGCTGGCTGTCATGTCGTACAACACGTGGATCTTCTTCGGCGTGATCCTTGGCTCTGCTGTGGGCTACTACCTGGCCTACCCGCTTCTCAGCATGGTTTAG